One Deinococcus sedimenti genomic window carries:
- a CDS encoding ABC transporter permease, which translates to MSTARTGVGAGAQAPAPAAARRDVRLVLWLAALPMLAGAWLPWVLLRPNRLAPGEYLRLPPEWVALTAALALLPAIVGHWRRGLVWLPATLALLLGVWLLGTRTAAALAGQAEFARASAASGVWLYLLGAGGAAYAAGLALPERRWVAWLWLPPALTLLLGGHLAGWSVLVEGRNEGPRWVQELAQHLRLVGSALGLSVLIGVPLAVWAAGRARVADAVLGVANAVQTLPSLALLGLLIAPLSALANAVPALREAGVSGIGVAPALTAMTLYALLPVLRNGVVALRGVPAGVVDAARGMGMTASQRFWRVQVPLALPVWLGGVRQAAVLLVGVAAVAALIGAGGLGTYIFKGLQSAASDLILLGAVPAALLAILVDGALRALEGWLGRRLGRAA; encoded by the coding sequence GTGAGCACGGCGCGGACCGGGGTGGGGGCAGGGGCGCAGGCTCCTGCCCCTGCTGCTGCGCGCCGGGACGTGCGGCTGGTGCTGTGGCTCGCGGCCCTGCCGATGCTGGCGGGGGCGTGGCTACCGTGGGTGCTGCTGCGCCCGAACCGGCTGGCGCCCGGCGAGTACCTGCGGCTGCCGCCCGAGTGGGTGGCGCTGACGGCCGCGCTGGCGCTGCTCCCCGCTATCGTCGGGCATTGGCGGCGTGGGCTGGTGTGGCTGCCCGCCACGCTGGCGCTGCTGCTGGGCGTGTGGCTGCTGGGGACCCGCACGGCGGCGGCGCTGGCCGGTCAGGCGGAGTTCGCACGGGCGAGTGCGGCCAGCGGCGTGTGGCTGTACCTGCTGGGGGCGGGCGGCGCGGCCTACGCGGCCGGGCTGGCCCTCCCGGAACGCCGCTGGGTCGCGTGGCTGTGGCTGCCGCCCGCGCTGACGCTGCTGCTGGGCGGGCATCTGGCGGGCTGGTCGGTGCTTGTCGAGGGCCGGAACGAGGGGCCGCGCTGGGTGCAGGAGCTGGCGCAGCACTTACGGCTGGTGGGCAGTGCGCTGGGCCTGTCGGTACTGATCGGGGTGCCGCTGGCGGTGTGGGCGGCGGGTCGCGCGCGGGTGGCGGACGCGGTGCTGGGCGTGGCGAACGCCGTGCAGACGCTGCCCAGCCTCGCCCTGCTGGGCCTGCTGATCGCGCCGCTGTCGGCGCTGGCGAACGCCGTGCCCGCCCTGCGCGAGGCCGGGGTCAGCGGGATCGGCGTGGCCCCGGCGCTGACGGCCATGACGCTGTACGCGCTGCTGCCGGTGCTGCGCAACGGCGTGGTGGCCCTGCGGGGCGTGCCCGCCGGGGTGGTCGACGCGGCGCGCGGGATGGGCATGACGGCCTCGCAGCGCTTCTGGCGGGTGCAGGTGCCGCTGGCGCTGCCGGTGTGGCTGGGCGGGGTGCGGCAGGCGGCGGTGCTGCTGGTGGGCGTGGCGGCGGTCGCCGCGCTGATCGGCGCGGGGGGGCTCGGCACCTACATTTTCAAGGGCCTGCAGAGTGCCGCGTCGGACCTGATCCTGCTGGGGGCCGTTCCGGCGGCGCTGCTGGCCATTCTCGTGGACGGCGCGCTGCGGGCGCTGGAGGGCTGGCTGGGCCGCCGCCTGGGGAGGGCCGCATG